In Triticum aestivum cultivar Chinese Spring chromosome 5B, IWGSC CS RefSeq v2.1, whole genome shotgun sequence, the following proteins share a genomic window:
- the LOC123114552 gene encoding protein P21-like, with translation MVSGWIWGRIGCKFDASGRGPCITGNCGGVLSCAAGGKPPATLAEYTLGKGGSPDFYDIPLVDGFNVPMSFGPIGSSCHAIICTADINAKCPSELKVDGGCVSACIKFGTTQYCCMPPLTPSTCGPTDYSRFFKGHCPDAYSYAYEKSSTFTCHVRSDYQVTFCP, from the coding sequence ATGGTGTCTGGATGGATTTGGGGGCGCATCGGCTGCAAATTCGATGCCAGCGGCCGCGGGCCGTGCATCACGGGCAATTGTGGTGGCGTGTTGTCCTGTGCCGCCGGTGGGAAGCCACCCGCGACGCTCGCCGAGTACACGCTAGGTAAGGGCGGCAGCCCTGACTTCTATGACATCCCCCTCGTCGATGGATTCAACGTGCCCATGAGCTTTGGGCCTATCGGCAGCAGCTGTCACGCGATAATCTGTACCGCGGACATCAACGCAAAGTGCCCGTCGGAGCTGAAGGTGGACGGAGGCTGTGTGAGTGCGTGCATCAAGTTCGGCACCACCCAATACTGCTGCATGCCGCCGCTTACGCCGTCGACCTGTGGGCCGACGGACTACTCGCGCTTCTTCAAGGGGCACTGTCCGGACGCCTACAGCTACGCCTACGAGAAGAGCAGCACCTTCACATGCCACGTCCGATCAGACTACCAAGTCACCTTCTGCCCATAG